In a single window of the Dreissena polymorpha isolate Duluth1 chromosome 3, UMN_Dpol_1.0, whole genome shotgun sequence genome:
- the LOC127875192 gene encoding uncharacterized protein LOC127875192, translating to MIHKMDNSCLIAWLLSVVYLNAVIVSTQSCGSQSSCESCTSRNTFSPKQDIKCRWCSLDNQCHIFDEFNNPCDSDMNIKERSLCKSSASDKKYNESKALMFTKLSAVAYAEPEYLSKCIKHILPNDDFEIMEAIGRKCERWFDYKECFVYTALSHRHRTILVGYRGTTQFMQLTEQAFSGKSADTDWVLTHEDGKIHRYFNFAFNRLYDPCIQESVKKLATEYKTYEIVVTGHSLGGAMASLTAYSLVQKGVVAKERMSLYTFGMPRVGDTRYAFNHDNKVPNSWRIIHWRDMVARIPPKILGYYHHKMAVLYPENMPLNSNNYTICTDNENSTCSLSITMNLEQHSSYFGINLGDYCQTTLKYKRETDEPRFPEGHCQVITLKGAGEMLNTIIINVTESTCDFEIDNCDWTKSNGSTFSFKRINGSSDSAGMTGPSFDSTGSVSGHYIYAEASGNMKQLTKLRSPNFFSGLYCFEFFYHMYGEDMGSLTLTMHSSKTSSREIFQESGDQGNQWKKVRINVNVTKWKDVLIYFEFEARIGKSYKSDIAMDSIRITPTRC from the exons ATGATACACAAAATGGATAACAGTTGTCTAATAGCTTGGTTGCTGTCAGTGGTCTATTTGAACGCTGTTATAGTTTCAACCCAATCATGCGGCTCCCAAAGTTCGTGCGAATCATGTACGAGCAGGAATACCTTTTCACCAAAACAAGACATCAAATGCCGTTGGTGCTCACTAGATAATCAGTGCCACATATTCGATGAATTCAACAACCCTTGCGATTCCGACATGAACATTAAAGAACGTTCTTTATGTAAAAGCTCCGCAAGTGACAAGAAATACAATGAAAGCAAGGCATTGATGTTCACGAAACTGTCCGCTGTTGCATACGCCGAACCAGAGTATTTGTCAAAATGCATCAAACATATTCTTCCAAACGACGATTTCGAGATTATGGAAGCTATAGGGAGAAAGTGTGAGAGGTGGTTTGACTACAAGGAGTGTTTTGTATACACTGCTTTATCACATCGTCATCGCACTATCCTCGTTGGTTACCGAGGAACGACACAATTCATGCAACTTACGGAGCAAGCTTTTTCGGGCAAGTCGGCTGATACAGATTGGGTATTGACACATGAAGACGGAAAAATTCATAGGTATTTCAATTTTGCGTTTAACAGGCTATATGATCCATGTATTCAAGAAAGCGTAAAAAAACTAGCCACAGAATACAAGACGTACGAAATAGTGGTTACAGGTCATTCTCTTGGCGGCGCTATGGCATCTTTAACTGCCTACTCTCTAGTTCAAAAGGGAGTTGTTGCAAAGGAGCGCATGTCACTGTACACGTTTGGCATGCCGCGAGTTGGAGACACAAGATACGCTTTCAATCACGACAACAAAGTTCCAAACAGCTGGCGTATCATCCATTGGCGCGACATGGTTGCAAGGATTCCTCCAAAGATTTTGGGATATTATCATCATAAAATGGCGGTTTTGTATCCGGAAAACATGCCGCTAAATTCTAATAATTACACAATTTGCACAGACAATGAAAATTCGACATGCAGCTTGTCGATAACGATGAACTTGGAGCAGCATAGTTCGTACTTCGGGATAAACTTGGGTGACTACTGTCAAACTACTTTGAAATACAAGAGAGAAACGGATGAACCCAGATTTCCCGAAGGTCACTGTCAGGTCATAACGTTGAAAGGCGCCGGGGAAATGTTAAATACGA TCATAATAAATGTGACGGAAAGCACGTGCGACTTTGAGATAGACAATTGCGATTGGACGAAAAGTAACGGAAGTACCTTCTCTTTCAAGAGAATTAATGGTTCAAGCGACAGTGCAGGAATGACCGGACCCAGTTTTGATTCCACGGGATCCGTCTCAG GTCATTACATTTACGCCGAAGCCTCAGGTAACATGAAGCAATTGACAAAACTGCGCTCTCCAAACTTCTTCTCCGGTTTGTATTGCTTTGAGTTTTTCTACCACATGTACGGCGAGGATATGGGTTCTCTAACGCTCACTATGCACTCATCGAAAACATCGTCCAGGGAAATATTTCAAGAATCTGGCGACCAGGGAAATCAGTGGAAGAAAGTGCGCATAAACGTGAACGTTACCAAATGGAAGGATGTCCTGATCTAT TTTGAATTTGAGGCGAGGATTGGTAAAAGCTACAAAAGCGATATCGCCATGGACAGCATCCGCATTACACCAACAAGGTGTTGA
- the LOC127875198 gene encoding uncharacterized protein LOC127875198, which yields MNAVAYAEPEHLKKCFNALFPDNDFEIIEAIGRKCGARWGIDFEECFAYVAISKKSETIIVSYRGTSGNKLQQALHIFQQMSSYTIEVNSYFNSTFKRLYDPCIRDSVKQLAKDFKNYEVVVTGYSLGGALASLTAYALVKEGVVAKDRLTLYTFGSPRVGGKRYSIDHDETVPNSWRIINWHDIAPMLPLEIAGYYHHKTAVLYIDNIFPDLGYIVCTDEEKDVRCQLPVPWPSLDQHTTYFGINLGSFCQTKLKYKRATKESTFPDDHCEVISLKDDDKISNTIIKNVTESACDFEQNNCDWMKSIERTFAFKRKKGPSDDDKAGVTGPESDSTGSGYYIYAEASGNMEQLAKLRSPNFFPGRYCFEFFYHMYGEDMGSLTLTMNSVPFSLWYWSNVFKVSGNQGKDWKSVRIDVDGSPIIEWRNFMIYFEFEARIGKSYRSDIAIDSIHITPTKC from the exons ATGAACGCTGTGGCCTACGCAGAACCAGaacatttgaaaaaatgttttaacgcACTTTTTCCTGACAATGACTTCGAGATTATAGAAGCTATCGGCAGGAAGTGTGGAGCAAGGTGGGGCATTGACTTTGAGGAATGTTTTGCATATGTTGCAATATCTAAAAAGAGCGAAACTATTATCGTCAGCTATCGCGGAACGTCAGGAAATAAACTTCAACAAGctttacatatatttcaacaaATGTCGTCATACACAATTGAGGTCAATTCATATTTCAATTCTACGTTTAAAAGACTATATGATCCGTGTATTCGCGACAGTGTCAAGCAGCTCGCTAAAGATTTCAAGAATTATGAAGTGGTCGTTACAGGTTACTCTTTAGGTGGCGCGCTTGCATCATTGACTGCTTATGCTCTAGTTAAAGAGGGCGTTGTTGCAAAAGATCGATTAACATTGTACACGTTTGGAAGTCCGCGTGTTGGTGGCAAGAGGTACTCGATTGATCATGATGAGACTGTTCCAAATAGTTGGCGAATCATCAATTGGCATGACATTGCTCCAATGCTTCCCCTCGAAATAGCTGGATATTACCACCATAAAACTGCGGTTTTGTATATAGACAATATATTCCCAGATTTAGGATACATAGTTTGCACAGACGAGGAAAAAGACGTTAGATGTCAATTACCGGTGCCTTGGCCGTCACTTGATCAACATACCACCTATTTTGGAATAAACTTGGGAAGCTTCTGTCAAAccaaattaaaatacaaacgaGCCACGAAAGAATCCACATTCCCTGACGACCACTGTGAGGTCATTTCGCTGAAAGACGATGACAAGATTTCCAACACTA TTATAAAAAACGTAACAGAGAGCGCGTGCGATTTCGAACAGAACAATTGTGACTGGATGAAAAGTATCGAAAGAACATTCGCATTCAAGAGAAAGAAAGGACCAAGCGACGACGACAAAGCAGGGGTGACCGGGCCAGAGTCAGATTCAACGGGTTCAG GTTACTACATATACGCCGAGGCATCAGGAAATATGGAACAATTGGCAAAACTGCGCTCTCCAAACTTTTTCCCGGGCAGGTATTGCTTCGAGTTTTTCTACCACATGTACGGCGAGGATATGGGCTCTCTAACGCTCACTATGAACTCTGTACCATTCAGTTTGTGGTACTGGTCGAATGTTTTTAAGGTATCTGGAAATCAAGGAAAGGACTGGAAGAGTGTTCGCATTGACGTGGACGGTAGTCCTATTATTGAATGGCGGAATTTCATGATCTAT TTTGAATTCGAGGCGAGAATCGGCAAAAGCTACAGAAGCGATATCGCCATAGACAGCATCCACATTACACCAACGAAGTGTTGA